A single window of Watersipora subatra chromosome 11, tzWatSuba1.1, whole genome shotgun sequence DNA harbors:
- the LOC137408791 gene encoding uncharacterized protein — MGAEIAQLHCTYNKDTQCISCPEGTFSNEDSSTQICQQHASCPRSSVEISPGNRTANPACQPEGKLSPGSITAIILPSLLVLVIIIFIIIYIIYCRKRRQSQNKSSRQKNNLSTTRRDSESCSLDKLNISPSEVESSTHELEEIYVQDSIDSFSDASISSTIHQPGT; from the exons ATGGGTGCTGAAATAGCGCAATTACATT GCACCTACAACAAGGATACGCAGTGTATTAGCTGTCCTGAAGGTACATTCTCTAACGAAGACTCGTCTACACAGATCTGTCAGCAGCATGCTAGTTGTCCCAGGTCAAGCGTCGAAATCTCTCCTGGCAATCGGACAGCAAATCCTGCGTGTCAACCTGAAG GAAAACTGTCACCTGGGAGTATCACTGCGATTATTTTACCATCACTGCTTGTCCTTGTCATCATCATCTTCATCATCATCTACATCATCTACTGTCGGAAGAGGAGACAATCACAAAACAAAAGTTCT AGACAAAAAAATAACCTTAGCACCACTAGGCGAGATAGCGAGAGCTGTTCCCTTGACAAGCTTAATATCAGCCCCTCTGAAGTGGAATCAAGTACAC ATGAGTTAGAGGAAATCTATGTCCAAGACAGTATAGACTCCTTCTCTGATGCCTCTATATCATCTACTATACACCAGCCAG
- the LOC137407887 gene encoding protein PF3D7_1417600-like, whose translation MYDRLGNVQVVEERLMYDRLGNVQVIEERLMYDRLGNVQVVEERLMYDRLGNVQVIEERLMYDRLGNVQVVEERLMYDRLGNVQVVEERLMYERLGNVQVIEERLMYDRLGNVQVVEERLMYDRLGNVQVIEEILMYDRLGNVQVVEERLMYDRLGNVQVIEERLMYDRLGNVQVIEERLMYDRLGNDQVIEERLMYDRLGNVQVIEERLMYDRLGNVQVVEERLMYDRLGNVQVIEERLMYDRLGNVQVIEEILMYDRLGNVQVVEERLMYDRLGNVQVIEERLMYDRLGNLQVVEKRLMYDRLGNVQVVEERLMYDRLGNVQVIEEILTL comes from the coding sequence ATGTATGACAGACTAGGCAATGTTCAGGTGGTAGAGGAGAGATTAATGTATGACAGACTAGGCAATGTTCAGGTGATAGAGGAGAGATTAATGTATGACAGACTAGGCAATGTTCAGGTGGTAGAGGAGAGATTAATGTATGACAGACTAGGCAATGTTCAGGTGATAGAGGAGAGATTAATGTATGACAGACTAGGCAATGTTCAGGTGGTAGAGGAGAGATTAATGTATGACAGACTAGGCAATGTTCAGGTGGTAGAGGAGAGATTAATGTATGAAAGACTAGGCAATGTTCAGGTGATAGAGGAGAGATTAATGTATGACAGACTAGGCAATGTTCAGGTGGTAGAGGAGAGATTAATGTATGACAGACTAGGCAATGTTCAGGTGATAGAGGAGATATTAATGTATGACAGACTAGGCAATGTTCAGGTAGTAGAGGAGAGATTAATGTATGACAGACTAGGCAATGTCCAGGTGATAGAGGAGAGATTAATGTATGACAGACTAGGCAATGTTCAGGTGATAGAGGAGAGATTAATGTATGACAGACTAGGCAATGATCAGGTGATAGAGGAGAGATTAATGTATGACAGACTAGGCAATGTTCAGGTGATAGAGGAGAGATTAATGTATGACAGACTAGGCAATGTTCAGGTGGTAGAGGAGAGATTAATGTATGACAGACTAGGCAATGTTCAGGTGATAGAGGAGAGATTAATGTATGACAGACTAGGCAATGTTCAGGTGATAGAGGAGATATTAATGTATGACAGACTAGGCAATGTTCAGGTAGTAGAGGAGAGATTAATGTATGACAGACTAGGCAATGTTCAGGTGATAGAGGAGAGATTAATGTATGACAGACTAGGCAATCTTCAGGTGGTAGAGAAGAGATTAATGTATGACAGACTAGGCAATGTTCAGGTGGTAGAGGAGAGATTAATGTATGACAGACTAGGCAATGTTCAGGTGATAGAGGAGATATTAACCCTTTGA
- the LOC137407886 gene encoding uncharacterized protein, whose product MYDRLGNVQVVEERLMYDRLGNVQVIEERLMYDRLGNVQVIEERLMYDRLGNDQVIEERLMYDRLGNVQVIEERLMYDRLGNVQVVEERLMYDRLGNVQVIEERLMYDRLGNVQVIEERLMYDRLGNVQVIEEILMYDRLGNVQVVEERLMYDRLGNVQVVEERLMYDRLGNVQVVEERLMYDRLGNVQVIEERLMYDRLGNVQVIEER is encoded by the coding sequence atgtATGACAGACTAGGCAATGTTCAGGTAGTAGAGGAGAGATTAATGTATGACAGACTAGGCAATGTTCAGGTGATAGAGGAGAGATTAATGTATGACAGACTAGGCAATGTTCAGGTGATAGAGGAGAGATTAATGTATGACAGACTAGGCAATGATCAGGTGATAGAGGAGAGATTAATGTATGACAGACTAGGCAATGTTCAGGTGATAGAGGAGAGATTAATGTATGACAGACTAGGCAATGTTCAGGTGGTAGAAGAGAGATTAATGTATGACAGACTAGGCAATGTTCAGGTGATAGAGGAGAGATTAATGTATGACAGACTAGGCAATGTTCAGGTGATAGAGGAGAGATTAATGTATGACAGACTAGGCAATGTTCAGGTGATAGAGGAGATATTAATGTATGACAGACTAGGCAATGTTCAGGTGGTAGAGGAGAGATTAATGTATGACAGACTAGGCAATGTTCAGGTGGTAGAGGAGAGATTAATGTATGACAGACTAGGCAATGTTCAGGTGGTAGAGGAGAGATTAATGTATGACAGACTAGGCAATGTTCAGGTGATAGAGGAGAGATTAATGTATGACAGACTAGGCAATGTTCAGGTGATAGAGGAGAGATAA
- the LOC137407885 gene encoding protein PF3D7_1417600-like, with translation MYDRLGNVQVVEERLMYDRLGNVQVIEEILMYDRLGNVQVIEERLMYDRLGNVQVIEERLMYDRLGNVQVIEERLMYDRLGNVQVVEERLMYDRLGNVQVVEERLMYERLGNVQVIEERLMYDRLGNVQVVEERLMYDRLGNVQVIEERLMYDRLGNVQVIEERLMYDRLDNVQVIEERLMYDRLGNVQVIEEILMYDRLGNVQVIEERLMYDRLGNVQVIEERLMYDRLGNVQVVEERLMYDRLGNDQVVEERLMYERLGNVQVIEERLMYDRLGNVQVVEERLMYDRLGNVQVVEERLMYDRLGNDQVVEERLMYDRLGNDQVIEERLMYDRLGNDQVVEERLMYDRLGNVQVVEERLMYDRLGNVQVIEERLMYDRLGNDQVVEERLMYERLGNVQVIEERLMYDRLGNVQVIEERLMYDRLGNVQVVEEILMYDRLGNVQVIEER, from the coding sequence ATGTATGACAGACTAGGCAATGTTCAGGTGGTAGAGGAGAGATTAATGTATGACAGACTAGGCAATGTTCAGGTGATAGAGGAGATATTAATGTACGACAGACTAGGCAATGTTCAGGTGATAGAGGAGAGATTAATGTATGACAGACTAGGCAATGTTCAGGTGATAGAGGAGAGATTAATGTATGACAGACTAGGCAATGTTCAGGTGATAGAGGAGAGATTAATGTATGACAGACTAGGCAATGTTCAGGTGGTAGAGGAGAGATTAATGTATGACAGACTAGGCAATGTTCAGGTGGTAGAGGAGAGATTAATGTATGAAAGACTAGGCAATGTTCAGGTGATAGAGGAGAGATTAATGTATGACAGACTAGGCAATGTTCAGGTGGTAGAGGAGAGATTAATGTATGACAGACTAGGCAATGTTCAGGTGATAGAGGAGAGATTAATGTATGACAGACTAGGCAATGTTCAGGTGATAGAGGAGAGATTAATGTATGACAGACTAGACAATGTTCAGGTGATAGAGGAGAGATTAATGTATGACAGACTAGGCAATGTTCAGGTGATAGAGGAGATATTAATGTATGACAGACTAGGCAATGTTCAGGTGATAGAGGAGAGATTAATGTATGACAGACTAGGCAATGTTCAGGTGATAGAGGAGAGATTAATGTATGACAGACTAGGCAATGTTCAGGTGGTAGAGGAGAGATTAATGTATGACAGACTAGGCAATGATCAGGTGGTAGAGGAGAGATTAATGTATGAAAGACTAGGCAATGTTCAGGTGATAGAGGAGAGATTAATGTATGACAGACTAGGCAATGTTCAGGTGGTAGAGGAGAGATTAATGTATGACAGACTAGGCAATGTTCAGGTGGTAGAGGAGAGATTAATGTATGACAGACTAGGCAATGATCAGGTGGTAGAGGAGAGATTAATGTATGACAGACTAGGCAATGATCAGGTGATAGAGGAGAGATTAATGTATGACAGACTAGGCAATGATCAGGTGGTAGAGGAGAGATTAATGTATGACAGACTAGGCAATGTTCAGGTGGTAGAGGAGAGATTAATGTATGACAGACTAGGCAATGTTCAGGTGATAGAGGAGAGATTAATGTATGACAGACTAGGCAATGATCAGGTGGTAGAGGAGAGATTAATGTATGAAAGACTAGGCAATGTTCAGGTGATAGAGGAGAGATTAATGTATGACAGACTAGGCAATGTTCAGGTGATAGAGGAGAGATTAATGTATGACAGACTAGGCAATGTTCAGGTGGTAGAGGAGATATTAATGTATGACAGACTAGGCAATGTTCAGGTGATAGAGGAGAGATAA